A region from the Sander vitreus isolate 19-12246 chromosome 1, sanVit1, whole genome shotgun sequence genome encodes:
- the tmem255b gene encoding transmembrane protein 255B: MPQPETQQTTQTTATEILDPAVHYLRRRKTALWVTVSLLALSLVVMAVGLISATRTDNVPVAGYYAGIALSFGAFLGIVGIHLLENRRPMLVAAIIFISIGVISSFFCAIVDGIIASEFIDIRPLQEDMCDFYASGAGYAYDSYYTEVTCRSYEKTCKLKLRSNTCYCCYLYNCDSTNYHTQYYAFTGVSSCWDVIHLHRLLWASVVLNVISLFLGIITAALLGAYKDVQKPTLQIAPSPTPPPHILYNPTQHMLTYAGFCPSGQALPAYPNYPIPMQHNSSYQQPATPQMIPEGGHASNSCLSEENQQQPSQAPTQPQPQGTTQEPGGYMLTPNAPVLYGSAYSPFEKPPPYAC, encoded by the exons ATGCCGCAGCCTGAAACCCAGCAGACAACTCAGACAACAGCGACAGAAATACTGGATCCAGCAG TTCACTACCTGCGTCGGAGGAAAACAGCTCTGTGGGTGACGGTGTCTCTGCTGGCTCTGTCTCTGGTGGTGATGGCTGTGGGTCTGATCTCTGCCACTCGCACCGACAACGTGCCTGTGGCTGGATATTACGCCGGCATCGCC CTGAGTTTTGGAGCATTTCTGGGTATTGTTGGCATCCACCTGTTGGAAAACCGCAGACCCATG CTCGTGGCAGCAATCATATTCATCAGTATCGGAGTCATCTCGTCTTTCTTCTGTGCCATTGTTGATGGGATCATCGCTTCAGAGTTCATT gaCATAAGGCCTTTGCAGGAGGACATGTGTGACTTTTACGCCAGTGGAGCGGGCTACGCCTACGACAGCTACTATACTGAG GTGACGTGCCGTTCGTACGAAAAAACGTGCAAGCTGAAGCTGAGGAGCAACacctgctactgctgctacctGTACAACTGTGACAG CACAAATTACCACACACAGTATTACGCGTTCACCGGGGTCAGCAGCTGCTGGGACGTGATCCACCTGCACCGTCTGCTGTGGGCCTCAGTGGTGCTTAATGTGATCAGCTTGTTCCTGGGCATCATCACCGCCGCCCTCCTCGGAGCATACAAGGATGTG CAGAAACCGACTCTTCAGATTGCTCCCAGccccacacccccaccccacaTCCTGTACAACCCGACCCAGCACATGCTCACCTACGCTGGCTTCTGCCCTTCAGGACAGGCTCTGCCCGCCTACCCCAACTATCCAATACCTATGCAG cacaacagcagctatcAGCAACCTGCTACTCCCCAGATGATCCCTGAGGGAGGCCATGCCTCCAACTCCTGTCTGTCTGAGGAGAACCAGCAGCAGCCCTCTCAGGCGCCCACCCAGCCACAGCCTCAGGGAACCACACAGGAACCAGGGGGCTACATGCTGACACCCAACGCTCCTGTCCTCTACGGATCCGCCTACAGCCCCTTTGAAAAACCACCACCTTACGCCTGCTGA